Proteins encoded in a region of the Micromonas commoda chromosome 10, complete sequence genome:
- a CDS encoding predicted protein, with the protein ASEMASPAPTEAEELAALNKALTALGFTDDVKLERFLHVLMPRVIDQMASKHESTKRKVLEILSHVNKRIKAVPAMPLPLEDLTALYVNEERPPTVRNFALIYVEQAHARATPEDRAAQILPLLKGVGARPKQAADIICRLAIQALAVPERHVRVPVNDMEFMTVARDRAAFVAHALLYLMYQPNTSGHAPVAAPAPSPAEQAARAVANVAGVAPGPASDGPAAASLAAAPPPPTAPPGMSPASVERVLTHYLVAACDADHEVAKRGEELLRRRCVWDTNRPTVDLEDGAIVSKLYRAFLGDPESVPIESRANPASPALKLRLIALMCRSVAAANAFPHTVQAIFTGLYGAGTNLRMKAAAMELAVWVLRHATDSQLAQAAPLLFSGMIKLLDGETKGAAASGGIAAGGVASLRGFCYQALGQLATRLPRLVVGTPDLAARVFTALGTEPEAVRPSVQTAARSLASAYKGCGGGVAMAIEGLLLSSIDAGAAGGGDDAGGVGARRLVAAQWARDLFPFAHAPARYLCVVACGDEKQDVREVGRAGLRPPDGEGDEFARARRGRLAKRDEDSDNAGAGVGSLPAAATFLDYLASRHPELSKPASLASKLPLPPLAMAAALDFVRLCVANDSANDSPVDPKASSPPGYRRFLERCMVKSAPGDLTAAAATAIVELIERDRASVVDGDDAASLNGIARHFAGAVDGPTRQVAAKICGALASRLAPAPTAAVAELDRLLAIAGKDGVKAGSEVHGRFEDQDGALRAAGYVAAAGNSEPLRLQNPPFPPGKVIEALDVFVAVAGCRNPTLAGTAVEAIGHVGMTGLPDLPRAPPVAEGDGDGNGDKNGDKNGTTAARSDGIPDDGDAPSGTMDLLVRRLARVMTKISDPGAAQRAARAAGHVIAGGCAPADAAFLVDALFKLAGTKSEETRVAVGEALCFAFGGVGVTAEGWLFGSFASLAEFTEKTSVEKTSSSKAAAAAETGSAGDGVFAGTDAIRDKILDAIFQRYLYSSRSEERCAACAWLLALVLHTRRHPRLLSMLSEIQEAFGSLLGDQNELTQEMASRGVSVVYELGTEEQRKELLGSLMGVLSGESQRKRRVKLDDDTQVFQEGTIKIDDKELAKKSDGDAPAGSTGGGSLSTYKELCSIVTDIGQPDLIYKFMDLANYQAMLNSSKGAAYGFAGIAKRAGDALAPHLAKLLPKLYRMQHDPSPNMREAVKGIWQAVVDDPKGAVDAHFSAVMEELLSECGSRMWRARQSSASALAELLSGRRFAEVEPYLERVWEASLRSIDDIKETVREAGKTLCRASRGLTVRLCDSHHSSPAETRATIEKTLPMLLNKGLNSTVREVQALAMDVVMNVAKHAGSAELGPHIPTMVTCLLEALSSMEDSRLNYIEQHAPAIGLSQERLEHARLQSAKASPMGETLDLLMNHVDDEVMKELVPAVGGVLRSGVGLNTRAGAARFLSRLCLRRGSLVRPHAGKLFKSLLSAAETDKSASVFAAMVSAVAAVARHATEARVNQLVEDVAAAYESVDDDNHERRATLAAALALELSRNASDALRDHATKILPLAFVGRFDADDKRRKKWEEVWEENSSGASSTVRLYLDEILASALARLGSSQYQIKRQGASALAGLATAAPDVVAGKAPEMLAALTKELPGRVWEGKESLLPAVADVVEKCPAAALTFGGDEVVAALVAEAARKKSSYREAALRALDRSLAALAGP; encoded by the exons GCGTCGGAGATggcatcgccggcgccgacggaggcggaggagctcgcggcgctcaatAAGgccctcaccgcgctcggaTTCACCGACGATGTCAAGCTCGAGCGCTTCCTCCACGTGCTCATGCCGCGGGTCATCGACCAGATGGCGTCCAAGCACGAGTCCACCAAGCGCAAGGTTCTGGAGATACTATCGCACGTTAACAAGCGAATCAAGGCGGTGCCCGCCATGCCCCTGCCCCTCGAGGACCTCACCGCGCTGTACGTCAACGAGGAGAGACCCCCGACGGTGCGCAACTTTGCGCTCATCTACGTCGAgcaggcgcacgcgcgcgccacgccggaGGATCGCGCCGCCCAGATCCTCCCTCTCCTgaagggcgtcggcgcgcgcccgaaGCAGGCCGCCGACATCATCTGCAGGCTCGCGATACAGGCCCTCGCGGTCCCGGAGCGGCACGTGCGCGTGCCCGTCAACGACATGGAGTTCATGaccgtcgcccgcgatcgagccgcgttcgtcgcgcacgcgctgctGTACCTGATGTACCAGCCGAACACGTCGGGacacgcgcccgtcgccgcccccgcgccgtcccccgcggagcaggcggcgcgcgccgtcgccaatgTCGCCGGAGtcgcgccgggtcccgcCTCAGATGGtccagccgccgcgtccctcgcagccgcgcccccgcctccgacggcgccgcccggcatgtccccggcgtccgtcgagcgc GTGTTGACGCActacctcgtcgccgcgtgcgacgccgaccACGAGGTGGCCAAGAGGGGCGAGGAGCTGCTCAGGCGTCGGTGCGTGTGGGACACGAACCGACCGACGGTGGACCTGGAGGACGGCGCGATAGTCTCGAAGCTGtaccgcgcgttcctcggcgACCCCGAATCCGTGCCCATCGAGTCCAGGGCGAATcccgcgtcacccgcgctGAAGCTTCGATTGATAGCGCTGATGTGccggtccgtcgccgccgcgaacgcgttcCCACACACGGTTCAGGCGATATTCACGGGGTTGTACGGCGCCGGGACCAACCTCCGTATGAAGGCGGCCGCGATGGAGCTCGCGGTGTGGGTGCTGCGTCACGCGACGGACTCACAGCTGGCGCAAGCCGCGCCGCTCCTCTTTAGCGGGATGATAAAGCTGCTCGACGGGGAGACGaaaggcgcggcggcgtcgggcgggatcgccgccggcggcgtcgcgtccctgcGCGGGTTCTGTTACCAGGCGCTCGGtcagctcgcgacgcgcctgcCGAGGCTGGTCGTCGGGACGCCCGACCTCGCGGCTCGGGTTTTCACCGCGCTCGGGACGGAGCCCGAGGCTGTTCGGCCGTCGGTGCAGACTGCGGCgcggtcgctcgcgtccgcgtacaagggctgcggcggcggcgtcgccatggcCATCGAGGGGTTACTCCTGtcgtccatcgacgcgggggcggcgggcgggggggacgacgcgggcggcgtgggcgccagGCGGCTGGTCGCGGCGCAGTGGGCCAGGGACCTGTTCCCCTTTgcgcacgcgccggcgaggtacctctgcgtcgtcgcgtgcggGGACGAGAAGCAGGACGTGCGCGAGGTTGGCAGGGCGGGGCTGCGTCCGccggacggcgagggcgacgagttcgcgcgcgccaggcgCGGGAGACTCGCGAAGCGGGACGAGGACAGCGACAATGCCGGGGCGGGCGTCGGGtcgctcccggcggcggccaccttcCTCGACTACCTCGCCTCGCGTCACCCCGAGCTCTCGAAGcccgccagcctcgcgtccaagctgccgctcccgccgctcgccatggccgcggcgctcgacttTGTCAGGCTCTGCGTCGCGAATGACTCTGCGAATGACTCTCCCGTGGATCCGaaagcgtcgtcgccgccggggtacCGAAGGTTCCTCGAGCGCTGCATGGTAAAatccgcgcccggggacctcaccgccgccgcggccaccgcgatcgtggagctcatcgagcgcgaccgcgcgtccgtcgtcgacggggacgacgcggcgtcgctcaacggcatcgcgcggcacttcgcgggcgccgtggacggTCCGACTCGACAAGTCGCCGCCAAAATTTGCGGCGCGTTGGCGTctcggctcgcgcccgcacccaccgccgccgtcgccgagctggaccggctcctcgccatcgcgggtAAGGACGGCGTCAAGGCCGGGTCGGAGGTGCACGGGAGGTTCGAGGATCAGGACGGGGCTCTGCGCGCGGCTgggtacgtcgccgcggcgggaaaCTCCGAGCCGCTGAGGCTTCAAAACCCGCCGTTTCCCCCCGGGAAGGTcatcgaggcgctcgacgtcttcgtcgccgtcgcggggtgCAGGaacccgacgctcgcggggaCCGCCGTGGAGGCGATCGGGCACGTGGGCATGACCGGCCTGCCGgacctcccccgcgccccgccggtCGCCGAGGGGGACGGTGACGGAAACGGTGACAAAAACGGTGACAAAAACGgaacgacggcggctcgCTCCGACGGGATcccggacgacggggacgcgccgtcgggcaCGATGGACCTCCTCGTgcggcgactcgcgcgcgtgatGACGAAGATCTCggaccccggcgcggcgcaacgcgcggctcgcgcggctggcCACGTCATCGCCGGGGGATGCGCCCCTGCGGATGCGGCTTttctcgtcgacgcgttgtTCAAGCTCGCCGGGACCAAGAGCGAGGAGACGCGGGTCGCGGTGGGCGAGGCTCTGTGcttcgcgttcggcggcgtgggcgtcaCCGCGGAAGGGTGGTTGTTTGGCTCgttcgcgagcctcgcggagTTCACGGAGAAGACGTCCGTCGAGAAGACGTCGAGttcgaaggcggcggcggcggcggagacgggatcggccggggacggggtcTTCGCGGGAACCGACGCGATTCGCGATAAGATCCTCGACGCGATTTTCCAGAGGTACCTTTACTCGTCGCGGTCCGAGGAGCGatgcgcggcgtgcgcgtggctcctcgcgctcgttctTCACACCCGGCGGCACCCGAGGTTGCTGTCGATGCTCTCCGAGATTCAGGAGGCGTTTGGGAGCTTGCTGGGCGATCAGAACGAGCTGACGCAGGAGATGGCCAGCCGGGGCGTCAGCGTCGTCTACGAGCTGGGCACGGAGGAGCAGCGAAAAGAGCTCCTCGGGTCCCTGATGGGGGTCCTGTCCGGCGAGAGCCAGCGCAAACGTCGGGtcaagctcgacgacgacactCAGGTGTTCCAGGAGGGTACCATCAAGATTGACGACAAGGAACTCGCGAAGaagagcgacggcgacgcgcccgctgGCTCCACCGGGGGCGGCAGCCTCAGCACCTACAAGGAGCTGTGCTCGATCGTGACCGACATCGGCCAACCCGACCTCATCTACAAGTTCATGGACCTGGCCAACTACCAGGCTATGCTGAACAGCAGTAAGGGCGCGGCGTACGGGTTCGCCGGCATCGCGAAGCGAgcgggcgacgccctcgcgccgcacTTGGCCAAGCTGCTACCGAAGCTCTACCGCATGCAGCACGACCCGAGCCCGAACATGCGCGAGGCGGTCAAGGGAATCTGGCAGGCTGTCGTGGACGATCCGAAGGGCGCGGTGGATGCGCACTTTAGCGCGGTGATGGAGGAGCTTCTCTCGGAGTGCGGCAGCAGGAtgtggcgcgcgaggcagTCCTCGGCGTCTGCGCTGGCGGAGCTGCTCTCGGGCAGGCGcttcgccgaggtcgagccGTACCTGGAGCGCGTGTGGGAGGCCAGTCTCCGATCGATCGACGACATCAAGGAGACGGTCCGCGAGGCTGGAAAGACCCTgtgccgcgcgtcgaggggcCTGACAGTTCGCCTGTGCGACTCGCACCactcctcccccgcggagacgcgcgcgacgatcgagaAGACGCTGCCCATGCTCCTCAACAAGGGATTAAACTCCACCGTTCGCGAGGTtcaggcgctcgcgatggacgtcgTGATGAACGTCGCCAAGCACGCGGGTAGCGCGGAGCTCGGACCGCATATCCCCACGATGGTCACGTgcctcctcgaggcgctctcCTCGATGGAAGATTCCAGGTTGAACTACATAGAGCagcacgcgcccgcgattgGTCTCTCGCAGGAGCGGCTTGAGCACGCGAGGCTGCAGTCCGCGAAGGCTAGCCCCATGGGCGAGACCCTCGACTTGCTCATGAAccacgtggacgacgaggtcatGAAGGAGCTGGtgcccgccgtcggcggggtgCTGCGGTCCGGCGTCGGTCTcaacacgcgcgcgggcgccgcgaggttcctGTCCAGGCTGTGCCTTCGCCGAGGGTCCCTGGTCCGCCCTCACGCCGGTAAGCTGTTCAAGTCGctgctctccgcggcggagacagACAAGAGCGCGTCGGTGTTTGCGGCGATGGTCtcagccgtcgccgccgtcgcgagacACGCGACCGAGGCCAGGGTGAACCAGCTCGTGGAGgacgtggccgccgcgtacgagtccgtggacgacgacaaccACGAACGTcgggcgacgctcgccgcggcgttggctcTCGAACTGTCCAGAAacgcctccgacgccctCCGAGACCACGCGACGAAGATTTTGCCCCTGGCCTTTGTCGGTCGGTTCGACGCGGATGACAAGCGACGGAAGAAGTGGGAGGAGGTCTGGGAGGAGAACTCCTCGGGAgcctcgtcgacggtgaGGCTCTACCTGGACGAGATCCTggcctccgccctcgccaggCTCGGCTCTTCGCAGTACCAGATCAAGCGAcagggcgcgagcgcgctcgcgggtctcgccaccgccgcccccgacgtcgtcgccggaaaAGCCCCAgagatgctcgcggcgctgacgaagGAGCTCCCGGGACGGGTCTGGGAGGGCAAGGAGTCGCTGttgcccgcggtggcggacgtcgtggagaagtgcccggccgcggcgttgacgttcggcggcgacgaagtcgtcgccgcgctcgtcgccgaggcggcgaggaaaaaGTCGAGCTACCGCGAAGCCGCGCTGAGGGCGCTGGAcaggtccctcgccgcgctcgcgggacCG
- the PSY1 gene encoding phytoene synthase, with translation MESGSPSTSTYQRRPEDVVASNGREVEQFALEACVARQKSGILVPPPRVPPAMLDAAYERCDEVTGEYAKTFYLGTKLMTPEKQRAIWAIYVWCRRTDELVDGPNASHITPEALDQWENRLEAIFEGRPADIIDAALCDTLSRFPVDIQPFRDMVDGMRMDLVKPRYRTFDELYEYCYRVAGTVGLMSMPIMGCDENFEGDLTKVYKAALSLGLANQLTNILRDVGEDVQTRNRIYIPLDELAEFGIDESEIVRGGLYSPVTGKVDDRWKAFMKFQIARAREVFAEAEAGVNCLHADARWPVWSALDVYRNILDAIEENGYDNFSQRAYVPKMKKLMMLPTAWQKAQKADTM, from the coding sequence ATGGAGTCCGGTTCGccctccacctccacctATCAGCGAAggcccgaggacgtcgtcgcgtccaacggccgcgaggtcgagcaGTTTGCCCTCGAGGCTTGCGTCGCCCGGCAGAAATCCGGCATCCTCGTCCCGCCCCCCAGGGTGCCCCCGGCcatgctcgacgccgcgtacgagcGATGCGACGAGGTCACCGGCGAGTACGCCAAGACCTTCTACCTCGGCACCAAGCTCATGACGCCGGAGAAGCAGCGCGCCATCTGGGCCATCTACGTCTGGTGCCGCCGaaccgacgagctcgtcgacggaccCAACGCGAGCCACATCACCCCAGAGGCTCTGGACCAGTGGGAGAACCGCCTGGAGGCCATCTTCGAGGGCAGGCCCGCGGacatcatcgacgccgcgctgtgCGATACGCTGTCCAGGTTCCCCGTGGACATCCAGCCCTTCCGCGACATGGTCGACGGCATGCGAATGGACCTCGTGAAGCCCAGGTACCGAACCTTCGACGAGCTCTACGAGTACTGCTACCGCGTGGCGGGCACCGTGGGGCTCATGTCCATGCCCATCATGGGATGCGACGAGAACTTCGAGGGCGACCTGACCAAGGTGTACAAGGCTGCGCTCTCCCTCGGTCTCGCCAACCAGCTCACCAACATCCTGCGGGACGTGGGCGAGGACGTGCAGACGCGCAACCGCATCTACATCCCGCTCGACGAGCTGGCGGAGTTTGGCATCGACGAATCCGAgatcgtccgcggcggcctctaCTCGCCCGTCACCGGCAAGGTGGACGATCGGTGGAAGGCTTTCATGAAGTTTcagatcgcgcgcgccagggaggtgttcgcggaggctgaggctggGGTCAACTGCCTCCACGCGGACGCCAGGTGGCCGGTTTggtccgcgctcgacgtctACAGGAAcatcctcgacgccatcgaggaaAACGGCTACGACAACTTCAGCCAGCGCGCGTACGTGCCCAAGATGAAGAAGCTGATGATGCTCCCGACGGCGTGGCAGAAGGCGCAGAAGGCGGACACCATGTGA
- a CDS encoding predicted protein, which translates to GLDQWVVRCVCGTCDDDGERMICCDACEVWMHTRCVSIADSQGTPRKWTCADCEDKGKVSSG; encoded by the coding sequence GGACTCGATCAGTGGGTGGTTCGATGCGTGTGCGGAacgtgcgacgacgacggcgaacggATGATTTgctgcgacgcgtgcgaggtGTGGATGCACACGAGGTGCGTCAGCATAGCGGACTCGCAGGGAACGCCGAGGAAGTGGACGTGCGCCGACTGCGAGGACAAGGGTAAGGtttcgagcggc